From the Peptococcus niger genome, the window TTCCAGTTTGCCGGATAATTTATCTACCGTTTCTTGACTGACAATGTGTTCAATGCGGCAGGCATCCTGTTCAGCCGTTTCCGGACTAACATCCAAAAGGGTGATGAGGGCTTCTTTAATCAAAAGGTGGCGCTTGTAAACAGCCTCTGCTTTTTTCAAGCCTTCCTCTGTCAGATGGATGTATTTTTTCTTATCCATCTGAATGAAGCCCTTTTCCGCTAAAATTTTCATGGCACGGCTAATGGAAGGCTTAGAGTAATTCATCGCATTGGCCACATCAATGCTCTTAACGTCGCCCTGGCGATTTTGCAAGCGTAAGATACATTCCAAATAATCTTCACCGGATTCGTAAATTTCATCGTTCGTGCTCATGTTTTTCCTTCCTTTCATGAGTAGAAGCCGCCAATGGCTTTTCGCGGCGGCGCCGTATGACCAACAAGGTCCCTGCACCGACCAGAATCACCAGGCTGATGACTTGTGCCATGCGCAAGGGGCCAAGCATTAAGCTGTCCGTTCGGAAACCTTCAATGACAAAACGTCCTGCGGAATAATACATCAAATAGATGAGGGCCACTTCCCCTTCACGATGACGCTGGCTGCGGGAAATTGCCATCAAAATCCCAAATCCAACCACATTCCAGATGGATTCGTACAAAAAGGTCGGGTGGTGCCATTGGCCGTTGATGTTAATCGCCCAGGGCACTTTTGCCTTATCCACTGCGTAGCCATAGGCCTCATGGTTAAAGAAGTTTCCCCAGCGGCCGATGGCTTGCCCCAAAATCATCCATGGCGCAATGATATCCGCCAGTTGCCAAAAGCGGAAACGGTAGTGGCGGGCCCCTAAAAAGAGCACCGCTGTGCCGGCTAAAATCCCGCCGTGAATGGCCAATCCACCGTGCCAAATGGCCGGAATCTCTGCCATATGGGCCGCATAGTAGGACCAGTTAAAGAGGACATAATACAAGCGGGCCCCCAAGATGGCGAATAAAATCATCGCCATGACAATATTATAGTAGTGGTCTTCATTCAAGCCAGCCTTTTTCACGCTGCGCCCGGTCATGGTCAGCCCGATGATAAAGGCGGCGGCAATCAAAAGGCCGTACCAGCGCACCGCTAAGGGCCCTATTTCAAATGCAATGGGATCCACTGTATCTCCTTTCAGCCACCCTGTCGCCTCATCTGCTCGCAAGGCGGTAACATGTTTCACTTACCCGAAAATGACAGACCAAAAACCGCCAGTCACCTGGGGCTATTCACGAACGGTGGCCCCCAAATCACGACAGGCGGCAATGATGGCAGCCATGTCTTTTTCCACCATTTCATCGGTTAAGGTTTGTGCATTATTTTGAAAGGCCAGGCTGTAGGCCATAGAGGCCATGCCCTGGGCCACTTGTTCCCCGTCATAACGGTCAAAAAGGGTCACAGACTTTAGGTCTTCCGAGGCGGCTGCTTGAATGGCATGAACGATGGCCTCATGGCTGATGGCCGTCGGCACCACCAGGGCCAGGTCCCGCATGATGGCCGGATACCGGCTGGGGGTAACAGCGGCCGGCGCCTGTAATTTTTGGGCGTAAAGGGGCATCAGGTTTAATTCGCAGGCATAGATGTCCTCGCTCAAACCGTAATTCTGACAAACCGTCGGATGAATTTGACCGGCGACACCCAAGGGAAGGTCATGCCAGTAGACCGTTGCCGTGCGGCCGGGATGCCAGCTGGGGTCATCATCACGCACTTCCCAGCGTAAACCGTCAAGGTCTAAGCGGGCAAAGAACTGTTCAATGAGCCCTTTCAAGTAATAAAAGTCGTAGTTTTTGCGGCTGCCGAGCCAATCTTTGGCGCTGCCCCCTTCTAAGGCAATGACCAGGTGGTCTTCTTCAGTGGCCAGGTGGTGGGCAACCAGTTCGCCGTCTGCGCAGTAGGTATTGGCCAGTTCAAAAATGGCCACATCCGCCACTTGGTGGCTCCGGTTGACCCGGATCGTTTCCAAGATGCTGTGCAATAGGGTGGTGCGCATCACAGCCAATTGAGCAGACAAGGGGTTACCGATGGCAATGACCTGGCGACGGGGGTCATCAGGGCTAAGCGCCAATTGATCGGCAAAATCCTCTTGAACAAAGCTGTAGGTCAGCACCTCATGCAGGCCTGCCGATGCCAAATGACGGGTAACCGTTTCCCGAAGCCGCTGCTGCTCGGTCAAGCCGCCCGGATTGGTGCTGCCGAACGGCAGGGTTTCAGGGATATTGTCATACCCGTAGAAACGGGCAATTTCTTCAATCAAATCTTCTTCAAGGCTGACGTCCATCCGCCAATCGGGCACTTGAACGGTAAGGCCTTCAGCATCCCGGGAAAGGAGTTTAAATTGCAGGCGGTCCAGATAATTGACCATTTCATCGGCCGGCAGGTCCGTGCCTAAAATGGCATTGGCGCGTGCAAATCGCAGGGGGACCACGGTTGCGGCTTTCTCGGCCGGGTACTTGTCCACCGCCGGGGTCACCACAGTGGCACCGGCCAAGCGTTCAAATAAAGCCGCCGCCCGGCAAGCCGCCGTTTGTACGCCCTTAATCGACACGCCTTTTTCATTGCGAATAGACGCTTCCGTCCGCAGGCCCAAGTGCTGGGCGGTCCGGCGCAGGTTTCGCGGTTCAAAGTAGGCGCTTTCCAGGAAAATATTGCGGGTCTGGTCTTTGACTTCCGTATTTTCGCCGCCCATAACGCCGGCAATGCCCACGGCGCGATCCTGGTCGCAAATTAAGAGCATCTCCTCGGTCAAGGCCCGGCTCACCCCATCCAGGGTCACGATGGTTTCCCCATCCTTTGCCCGGCGGACGATAATCTCACGACCGGCAATGTCTTCTTCATCAAAAGCGTGCAAGGGCTGGCCGGTTTCCAGCATGACATAGTTGGTAATGTCGACCAAGAGGCCCAGGGGCCGCATACCGGCCGCTTGCAACCGCTGTTCCATCCAAATGGGCGACCGGCCAGCCTGGACATTGAGCAGCCGGGTCCCGATGTAGCGATGGCAAAGTTCCGGCGCTTCAACCCGGACGTCGATGCCCTCATCCGCTGCCGGCTGCCCATTGAAAGCGATGTCCAGGGGCCGCACCGGGCGACCCAGCAAGGCGCCCACTTCCCGGGCCACATTATACACCGATAGGCAGTCAGACCGGTTCGGCGTCAAATCCAAGTCATAAATCACATCATCTAAGCCCAGATAGGTCACCGCGTTCTCGCCCAAGGGGGCATCCGCCGGCAAGACCCGGATCCCGTCTTTATCCGCCGGCGCCACCAGGGCATCGTCCACGCCCAGCTCCTGCATGGAGCAAATCATCCCATTGGACAAAACGCCGCGCAGTTTGGCCTTTTTAATTTTAAAATCGCCCGGCAAGACAGCGCCCACTTGGGCAAAGCAAACCTTTTGACCGGCGGCCACATTCGGGGCCCCGCACACCACTTGAACAGGTTCTCCGCTACCAAGGGAAACCTGGCACAGGTGCAAATGATCCGAATCCGGCAGCGGTTCACAGGTCAACACTTCAGCCACCACAACCCCGCTGATGCCCTTGGCCGGATAAGCCAAGCCGCCGATTTCCACACCGGCCCGGGTGATGATTTCCGCCAAGGCTTCAGGCGTTTCTGTAATGTTCACATATTCTTTTAACCAATTATAGGATACTAACATAAGCCCTCCTTGAACTGAGACAAGAACCGCAAATCGCCGCCGAAGAAGAGGCGCAAGTCATCAATACCATACTTAATCATGGCAATGCGTTCCACGCCCATCCCAAAGGCAAAACCGCTCACCTTAGACGGGTCATAGCCCCCATAACGGAGGACATTCGGATGCACCATCCCGCTGCCTAAAATTTCCAGCCAGCCGGTATGGCTGCATACCCGACAGCCCTTGCCGCCGCAATTCACGCATGAAATATCCACTTCACAGGATGGCTCAGTAAAGGGGAAATAGGAGGGTCTCAGACGAATTTGGACGCTTTCATCAAACATCTGGTGAATAAAGCTCAAAAGAACCCCCTTGAGGTCTCCCATGGTAATGCCCTCATCCACACACAGGCCTTCAATTTGGTGAAACATCGGCGAATGGGTGGCGTCATCATCCCGGCGGTAAACCTTGCCCGGGCAGATAATTTTAACCGGTGCCAGGCCGCCCTTGTGTTCCATGGTGCGCACTTGTACCGGCGATGTTTGGGTCCGCAAGAGGACATTCGGGTTAATGTAAAAGGTATCCTGCATGTCCCGCGCCGGGTGGTCTTTTGATAAGTTCAAGGCTTCAAAGTTATAATAATCGCTTTCAATTTCCGGTCCATGGGCCACTTCAAAGCCCAAGCCGGCAAAAATCCGCTCTGCATCACGGATGACCTGGGTCAGCGGATGCACAGAGCCCACCGGAAAGGCCCGGCCGGGCATGGTGATGTCAATTTTTTCCGCTGTCAACCGAGCCTCTAGCGCAGCCGAGGCCAATTGGGTCTGTTTTTCCTCCAATGCCACACCGATGGCATCGCGCACCTCATTGGCCAGCTGACCGATGATGGGGCGTTCTTCCTTGGAAAGCTTGCCCATCCCCTTTAAAATGGACGTCACCTTTCCCTTTTTGCCCATGTAACCAATCCGCACCTCATTTAGTGCGGCCACCGTCGTACAACGATCAATATCCGCAAGGGCCTCTTCACGAATGGCCTGTAATTGCTCCTTCACAGTAATCCTCCTTTGGTCAATAAAAAAAGCGCCCCGTCCAAAGGGACGAAGCGCTCGCGGTACCACCCTGATTATTTCCGAACTGTCGGAAATCACTTGCCGGCATTAACGCTGCCTCACGTCGGCACCTACCCGTCTGAAAGATTTCAGCGCCGACCGCTCCCGGGGGAAAGCCTCGGGCACTCCTGCCAAAAGGGTCTCAACCCAGCCCTTTCTCTCTGTGACAGTCACATGCCTCCGACACCCGATCACTGCGGAAATTTACCTGTAGTTTAGCACAAATGGCCAGCCCGTGCAAGCCGAGAAAAAGCCATCCGCCGATGGCCCTTGCTGCGCCCGACCGACACCGCACCATTCAAAAAGCACCCGGCTTATGCCGGGTGCTCCTAAACCGCTTACATCCGAACGGTATAACCGGTATCGTACCGTTTGCCGTCCACATCAAGGTAAACATCGTATTGGCCGCCTTCCAGGCCCTCACGATGAATGTAAAATTGGAAATCGTTGTCGTTTTCTTCTTCAAAGGCCACACAAGCAGCGGTCACATCGTGGACCTCTGTGGGCACATTGTAGAAGTGGTCCTTGTCACCGCGCAATTCAACGATGACCTCGCTGCCTTCACGGAACATGGCCCGGAAAGCCAACCGGTCTTCTTCCAATTCCATTTTCAATTCATGAACCGCCGGTACCTCGCCGGCATCCTTAAAGTTGACCTTCATAAACTCAGAGCTGACGCCGAGAGATCCCAACAATTGCCCCTTGCCAAGCACCAGATTGGTCTGCTCGTCATAGAGGGACAGGCGACGCGCCCGGTAATAGTTCCCCCCTTCAACAATCATCCGGAATTTCACTTCATCGTTCAGAAGCTCAACCGTTTCACTCCACAGTCTCAGGTGAACGTGGGGATAAGAGTTCAAAAGGGAAGCCCCCAATACGTCCGTATGCTCACCGCGATAGGTGGCAATCCCGCCGGAATGGACCATGTAATGCCCATCGGCGTAGTATTCGGTGTTGCAAATGTAGGGTGAGTAGAATTCTGCCCCCCGTTCTTTACCGTATTCCCAGACCTGTTCAATTTCCATTTTATCTGTATCAATCCGGTAAATAACCCCGCGAGAGAAGTTATCGCCCGGTTGGACCCGGTTCTCTTCCTTCTTCGCCCGGTAAGTCCCATTGTCAAAGAGGAAGACATCACCATTCGGCAAGATGCTGGCGGCGTGCTGTTCATACTGCCAATCAAAATCGCCCTTGGTCACATTTTTAAAGAAGTATTTTTGATAGTCTTCCGGCCAGGTTTCCGGGTCACCGAGGATCCAGTTCAACTTGCCGGTGTCGTAGTCAAAGTTAATGACAGCGTCTTTATGACGACCGCTCATGGTAATGGAGTCGGTCGGTTTATCATACCAGACAGCATTATTGTGGAACCAGTCATGGTGGTTCCAGTCCCCGGCATCGCCGCCCTCACGCGGCAGGATTTCTCTCAGATCCCAGGATTTTAAAATCTTGCCCGTCTCCCGGTCAACTTCTACAACATAGTCTTCCACCGAGTCTTCAAAGTCAAGGTCCGATGCACACAGCAAATGCCCGTTTTCCATTTCAAATACATCATGGTGGAAGCCGCCGGGCAGACGGTACTCTTTATAAATTTTCCCGCTCATGTCCAGCTCGCAAATCCCGATGGTGTAATAGGGCTTCTCCACCGTCCGGTGAGAGGTGTATAAAAGCCGGCCATTCTCTGCTTTTTTAATGTCCCAACTTTGCAGGTTCGTATTCATCCAGCGCACATCACCGGCATAGTCCACTGCAATGCTGCGGCAGGATTCAATCAAGGGCGTCGTTGCAGAAATAAACATCACATCATGACCGAAGTAGTCTGGTGTCGTTTCCATGAGAGAAGCCCGGTTGATGTTTTGTTCTTCAACCGCCAATTTCACTTCAGAAACACGGCCATCAGCCAGTTTTAATTCAATGGTGTTCTCATAGTCATCATACAAACCGTACACCGGCAACACGTGCTCTTTAGCCGCCGGGAAGGTATGGCCCATGTCCGCTTCCGGGGTTTTCCCCTTCACCGTCAAGGTTACTGCAGTTTCCGTTTCAGTGGTAAAGCAGACCACTGCCGCCAAGGGGTTGATCAGGTACGGATTGGCCTTTACATAAGGCTTATCAAAGGTGTAATTGCCCTCGCGAAAGGCCTTCAAAAAAGCTTGCTCAGACTCATATTGCTCAGTAATTAAATGTTTGGTTTCTTGTAATTCGGTTCTCAAACCATTCACTCCTTAATGGATTATGCCTTCAGCAAACCCTCATCTGACACACTGCCAAGACTGGCAGCCTTTATATTGAGTATAGCATAATTCCCCTATTTATGGAAGACAATAGAGCTTGCATAAAATACGACAATACCGCTATATACACCGTCTATACAAGAACCCTTTCCCAAAAAAGCACCGGCCCCTCAAAAAGAGGATTCCCCCGAAGCAAACCGTCCGACTCAGCGCTTCCCGTTAACAAAAGCACGGTAAAGAATCCAAGCCGGCAACAAGCATACGGCCAGCACAAGGGTAAACAACCCGCCACCGGCTACCACTGGCTTAAGCATCAATCTTCACTCCTTTCCCCAGACTAAACAACCACTCACCGACAATAATAGGCCACTGCTTTAGCAACAAAAGCCGCCGTCCCCTTTCCTGCCGCATGGTCAATATTCTCTGCAAATTCACCACCGGAGGCATACATCTGACCAAGCCCTTTCAGGACTTCTGATGAGCATGGATAAAAATGCTCCGAAATATAGTCTTGCAGTTTTTTCACCTGCAGCTGGACATCAGGCGCCGCAGGTCCTTGGGCCTGCAGTTTGCCAATGGCCACAAAGATAAGCATCAGATGCTGCCATACCAACTCTTGGTCTTCAGATGAACGGTCTTTACTCTTTTCTTCAAAGGCCTTATATTCCAAGGTCTGGCCCCACTTTTCTTTAGCTTGTTGCGCATACCTGTCCATTTTTGTTTTGTCAAATACGCTAAAATCCATTTGGTTCACCCCTGATAATTTTATTTGGCGAGCAAAATCAATAAGGCGCTCAAGATGCTCTTTTTTCATGCATAAGAGCTCAATTTGCTGCGATAGCGCCTGATGCCAATCAAAATCAGGCGCATCCATAATGGCCTTAATGTCTTTTAGTGAGAATTCCAATTCCTTAAACAGCAAAATCTGCTGCAGCCGTTCAATAGCCCTATCGTCATAGAGCCGATAGCCTGCCGCCGTATGCGCCGTTGGCGGCAAAAGGCCTATCGTATCATAGTATTGCAGCGTGCGTATGCTCACACCTGTTCGCCGGCAAACATCATTTACCGTCATCATTGTCATTCCCCCTCTCGCTAAGTATAGACTAAGCCATCACGTAGCGTAAGGGTCAACCCTTTTTAGCAAAATTTATCTAAAAATCACCCGCCCTGGGACCATCTGCAACAAGACCCATTGACCCGCTAAGCAAGCCGGCATTGATTGCCGGTGAACTTCTGCTGATGGCATAAAAAACAGGCAGCTTCAATGAAGCTGCCTGTGGGGTTTAGTAGAGTTTAGCGCCTGCGGGGATGTGGTCATCCACCATGAGGAGGTGGAGTTTTTCTTTGCCCTCTTCTTGATGAACGGCGCTGATTAACATGCCGCAGGAGTCAATGCCCATCATGGCGCGCGGCGGCAGGTTGGTGATGGCGATGCAGGTCTTGCCGATAAGGTCTTCCGGCTCATAGTAGGGGTGAATGCCGCTTAAAATGGTGCGGTCGGTGCCGCTGCCGTCATCTAAGGTAAATTGTAAAAGTTTCTTGGATTTGGGCACCGGGACGCAGTCCAGCACTTTAACGGCGCGGAAGTCTGACCGGCTGAAGGTTTCAAAGTCGACCTGATCTTTAAACAGCGGGTCAATTTCCACTTTGGAAAAGTCAATTTTGTCAGGCGCTGACGGGGCGGCGGGGGCTTGTATTTCTTTTTTCCCCTTGCCATCGGCCAGGGGTTTCATGGTTGGGAAAATCCCCTTTACTTTAGATAATTGTCTAAATCTCTATAAAAGTCTATTTTTTGGTACTTCTACATTTACGACAATTTGCTAACTCTCTATAAGTGCCTATAGATTTCTAGCAAATTGTCGTAAATTTGTCGTAAGCTGTCGTAAATTCTAAAATATAAATTTCATCGCTTTTTCAAATTCCCCCATCTGTTCTACCTTAAAATCTATAGAATAGAAAAAGCCGACTACTGAATTAATTTTTGTTGTTTCAGTATGTCGGCTTAATTGTTTTGTTCATTTCAAATTTTAAAAGTCAAGGGCGAGCCTTAGCGAGTTTATTTACCCTTGACTTTTAAAAAGCGAATGATTGTTGCTCCCTGCAAGGGTTTGGCTCCGCAGGACGCAAGCACCCTTTAGGGTGTATAATTGCGCCCTTAGAAAATCTAAGGGAGATTTGATTATTTTATTTTCCTTAATTTTCTCTCATTATTTTTAGTGTTTCTTTAAATTCTTTTGTCTTTGTTGCTTCTTCTAGTAGGATTTTTATTTCTTCATCCGTTAGTTCTTCTGCATTTTCTATAAGGCTTTCTAAGATTGCTCCTCTTGTTATTAGCCTATGAGTTCTTTCTTTTCTTTTTTTCACTATGTCTTGTTTTAATATCTTTTGTTCTTGATTTTTTAGTTGCCTTAGTCTTTCTTCTGTATCGTTTATTTTTTCTTTTATTTCTTTTGATTCTTGTCTTATCTGATCTAATTTTTTCATACTAATCTCCTTTCTTGTAATAAAAAAGAGATAACATTTCTGCTATCCCTTTCAAAGTGTCACAATTAAAATTTTAAGTCTTTTGAAATATCTTCTATATTTCTATAATGATTTTCTATTTCTTCTTGCTTCTTTCTTTTTAATTGTTCTTCTCTTCTTCTATATTGTTTTTCTTCTTCATTTGTTTTTTCTACACACAAGATTAAGGTATCTCTATGATATTGTTTTACCTCTTCGATTGTTGTTCCATCTAAAATGATTTTATCAGATTCAACTCTAGCTATTCCAGGTCTATGCATTGATGTAAAACTTGGTGGGTAATTCCAATTTCTTAAAAACAATTCAGACCATGTGCTAGTTGGTTTGCTAGATAATCTAAAATGGATTCTATACAAAGCAGAACCTCTTGTTCCATCATTTTTTGGCAAGGTAACTTCATTTGTTATAATGCCCACTATTTTTATATCCTCTCCCTCAATTGTTATTGGTTCATATTCATCAACATAATATGGTCTTATACCTACTTTAGGTTTCTTTTTAACTTTAAATATTGATGCAATAAGATCCTTATATGAATCTTCATTAAATGGATTACCTCTTAAATCTATTGCAAGTTTTCCATCTAGGTAAGTAGGCAAAGCTGAATTAAAATCTCCTTGTCTAATGACTGGAATAAACTTCCTATCATTGTGATTATTGTAGAGTTCCGCAGATATTATATGACTTTCATAACCTACACCTTTTTCTCTATTATCAGCTTTCCTTTTATACTCTTCAGTGCAAATTATAATTACATAATCACTATCTCTTATCGAGCTTTCCATAAATTTTGGAAGTCTATCCCCTGGACTTACATCATAGCTATCTATTATGGCTTCAATACCATCTGCTAACAATTTATCTGCTAGAGATTTAACCCAATCAGAGTGTTCTTTGCTTTCCCACGAATATAATATAAATACTTTTGGAATATTGTTTTCTATCATTTAACACCTCATTAAAATAAATCTTCTAGCCTTTTCCAGTTTTCATTATTCATTTCTTTTGTGTAGTTTGTATTGTTAATATAAAGTCTTGTATCTTTATCTCTAACAAACCCCCAAGTTATTTTACGCCTATATGCGTAATCCTTAAAAGCATAGAATTTATTTTCGATTTGCTCATCAATATTTTCCAGCTGACCTTTCTTTACCATATCCTTAAGTTTCCTTGAATTAGTTTTTCTTTTTTCACTAATATAATCTGCAAGTGGTTGGCTTTTTTCATCGGCATCTTTTATAATCTTTTTCATAGCTTTTAAAATAGCCTTTGCTGAATACTGAGCCACTTTTATCTCAATATTTATAGCCTTATTATTAACTTCATCATTTACCATATAGGTGACCTCCTTTCCGGGAAAAATAAAAAAGCGGCCCAGACTTTTACATCTGAACCGTTAAAATTTTAATTCTATAGTTTTTATTATTTTTAATTTTATTACTGTTGTGACGTACTTTATAAATTATGTTTCGCAAACTATTGTTTGCTTTTTAATGCCTTATTGATGGTTTCTTGAATAAAAGGACTACAGCATTTTCCCAAAGGATTGTTAATTTCGCACTTTCCATTTTTCATTGCCCCTGTAAGTCTAATAATATCTTTAATATTCTTTGC encodes:
- a CDS encoding metal-dependent transcriptional regulator gives rise to the protein MSTNDEIYESGEDYLECILRLQNRQGDVKSIDVANAMNYSKPSISRAMKILAEKGFIQMDKKKYIHLTEEGLKKAEAVYKRHLLIKEALITLLDVSPETAEQDACRIEHIVSQETVDKLSGKLEAHLLEK
- the lgt gene encoding prolipoprotein diacylglyceryl transferase, with protein sequence MDPIAFEIGPLAVRWYGLLIAAAFIIGLTMTGRSVKKAGLNEDHYYNIVMAMILFAILGARLYYVLFNWSYYAAHMAEIPAIWHGGLAIHGGILAGTAVLFLGARHYRFRFWQLADIIAPWMILGQAIGRWGNFFNHEAYGYAVDKAKVPWAININGQWHHPTFLYESIWNVVGFGILMAISRSQRHREGEVALIYLMYYSAGRFVIEGFRTDSLMLGPLRMAQVISLVILVGAGTLLVIRRRREKPLAASTHERKEKHEHER
- the pheT gene encoding phenylalanine--tRNA ligase subunit beta encodes the protein MLVSYNWLKEYVNITETPEALAEIITRAGVEIGGLAYPAKGISGVVVAEVLTCEPLPDSDHLHLCQVSLGSGEPVQVVCGAPNVAAGQKVCFAQVGAVLPGDFKIKKAKLRGVLSNGMICSMQELGVDDALVAPADKDGIRVLPADAPLGENAVTYLGLDDVIYDLDLTPNRSDCLSVYNVAREVGALLGRPVRPLDIAFNGQPAADEGIDVRVEAPELCHRYIGTRLLNVQAGRSPIWMEQRLQAAGMRPLGLLVDITNYVMLETGQPLHAFDEEDIAGREIIVRRAKDGETIVTLDGVSRALTEEMLLICDQDRAVGIAGVMGGENTEVKDQTRNIFLESAYFEPRNLRRTAQHLGLRTEASIRNEKGVSIKGVQTAACRAAALFERLAGATVVTPAVDKYPAEKAATVVPLRFARANAILGTDLPADEMVNYLDRLQFKLLSRDAEGLTVQVPDWRMDVSLEEDLIEEIARFYGYDNIPETLPFGSTNPGGLTEQQRLRETVTRHLASAGLHEVLTYSFVQEDFADQLALSPDDPRRQVIAIGNPLSAQLAVMRTTLLHSILETIRVNRSHQVADVAIFELANTYCADGELVAHHLATEEDHLVIALEGGSAKDWLGSRKNYDFYYLKGLIEQFFARLDLDGLRWEVRDDDPSWHPGRTATVYWHDLPLGVAGQIHPTVCQNYGLSEDIYACELNLMPLYAQKLQAPAAVTPSRYPAIMRDLALVVPTAISHEAIVHAIQAAASEDLKSVTLFDRYDGEQVAQGMASMAYSLAFQNNAQTLTDEMVEKDMAAIIAACRDLGATVRE
- the pheS gene encoding phenylalanine--tRNA ligase subunit alpha, producing MKEQLQAIREEALADIDRCTTVAALNEVRIGYMGKKGKVTSILKGMGKLSKEERPIIGQLANEVRDAIGVALEEKQTQLASAALEARLTAEKIDITMPGRAFPVGSVHPLTQVIRDAERIFAGLGFEVAHGPEIESDYYNFEALNLSKDHPARDMQDTFYINPNVLLRTQTSPVQVRTMEHKGGLAPVKIICPGKVYRRDDDATHSPMFHQIEGLCVDEGITMGDLKGVLLSFIHQMFDESVQIRLRPSYFPFTEPSCEVDISCVNCGGKGCRVCSHTGWLEILGSGMVHPNVLRYGGYDPSKVSGFAFGMGVERIAMIKYGIDDLRLFFGGDLRFLSQFKEGLC
- a CDS encoding aryl-sulfate sulfotransferase, whose protein sequence is MRTELQETKHLITEQYESEQAFLKAFREGNYTFDKPYVKANPYLINPLAAVVCFTTETETAVTLTVKGKTPEADMGHTFPAAKEHVLPVYGLYDDYENTIELKLADGRVSEVKLAVEEQNINRASLMETTPDYFGHDVMFISATTPLIESCRSIAVDYAGDVRWMNTNLQSWDIKKAENGRLLYTSHRTVEKPYYTIGICELDMSGKIYKEYRLPGGFHHDVFEMENGHLLCASDLDFEDSVEDYVVEVDRETGKILKSWDLREILPREGGDAGDWNHHDWFHNNAVWYDKPTDSITMSGRHKDAVINFDYDTGKLNWILGDPETWPEDYQKYFFKNVTKGDFDWQYEQHAASILPNGDVFLFDNGTYRAKKEENRVQPGDNFSRGVIYRIDTDKMEIEQVWEYGKERGAEFYSPYICNTEYYADGHYMVHSGGIATYRGEHTDVLGASLLNSYPHVHLRLWSETVELLNDEVKFRMIVEGGNYYRARRLSLYDEQTNLVLGKGQLLGSLGVSSEFMKVNFKDAGEVPAVHELKMELEEDRLAFRAMFREGSEVIVELRGDKDHFYNVPTEVHDVTAACVAFEEENDNDFQFYIHREGLEGGQYDVYLDVDGKRYDTGYTVRM
- a CDS encoding MerR family transcriptional regulator is translated as MMTVNDVCRRTGVSIRTLQYYDTIGLLPPTAHTAAGYRLYDDRAIERLQQILLFKELEFSLKDIKAIMDAPDFDWHQALSQQIELLCMKKEHLERLIDFARQIKLSGVNQMDFSVFDKTKMDRYAQQAKEKWGQTLEYKAFEEKSKDRSSEDQELVWQHLMLIFVAIGKLQAQGPAAPDVQLQVKKLQDYISEHFYPCSSEVLKGLGQMYASGGEFAENIDHAAGKGTAAFVAKAVAYYCR
- a CDS encoding methionine--tRNA ligase subunit beta, with amino-acid sequence MKPLADGKGKKEIQAPAAPSAPDKIDFSKVEIDPLFKDQVDFETFSRSDFRAVKVLDCVPVPKSKKLLQFTLDDGSGTDRTILSGIHPYYEPEDLIGKTCIAITNLPPRAMMGIDSCGMLISAVHQEEGKEKLHLLMVDDHIPAGAKLY
- a CDS encoding DUF3847 domain-containing protein, with translation MKKLDQIRQESKEIKEKINDTEERLRQLKNQEQKILKQDIVKKRKERTHRLITRGAILESLIENAEELTDEEIKILLEEATKTKEFKETLKIMREN
- a CDS encoding toll/interleukin-1 receptor domain-containing protein encodes the protein MIENNIPKVFILYSWESKEHSDWVKSLADKLLADGIEAIIDSYDVSPGDRLPKFMESSIRDSDYVIIICTEEYKRKADNREKGVGYESHIISAELYNNHNDRKFIPVIRQGDFNSALPTYLDGKLAIDLRGNPFNEDSYKDLIASIFKVKKKPKVGIRPYYVDEYEPITIEGEDIKIVGIITNEVTLPKNDGTRGSALYRIHFRLSSKPTSTWSELFLRNWNYPPSFTSMHRPGIARVESDKIILDGTTIEEVKQYHRDTLILCVEKTNEEEKQYRRREEQLKRKKQEEIENHYRNIEDISKDLKF